A part of Variovorax sp. HW608 genomic DNA contains:
- a CDS encoding glycosyltransferase family 4 protein, with protein sequence MKVLLIANYVPDGQTSMLAFGRMLEREMPRVGCDLRVISPPKRMLRVPVGSRWWKWLGYLDKFVLFLPLVKRQLRWADVVHVADHSNSMYIPWVKDKPNVITCHDVIAVQAALGMVEGWDVGWTGRQFQRLISKGLGKADVVACVSAMTQRELLALGLADERHVTVVQNGLNDNFAPVAADEAQRLIARFGLSVQDKYLIHVGWDMDRKNRRRVLEAFIALQERAAAAGKPPMAERLLFVGPEMVPEMAELAQKHGVADRVKAVQKVSHEELRALYASATALLFPSLQEGFGWPIIEAQACGCPVFTSDLAPMNEIGGAGAVYVDPRDPAAMAEALEAAEPRLAEMRRLGLENATHYSAAQMARNYRAAYERAIGERETHAS encoded by the coding sequence ATGAAAGTACTTCTGATCGCCAACTACGTCCCCGACGGCCAGACCAGCATGCTCGCTTTCGGGCGCATGCTGGAACGCGAGATGCCCCGCGTCGGCTGCGATCTCAGGGTCATCTCGCCGCCCAAGCGGATGCTGCGCGTGCCGGTCGGCTCGCGCTGGTGGAAGTGGCTGGGCTATCTCGACAAGTTCGTGCTGTTCCTCCCGCTGGTCAAGCGGCAGCTGCGCTGGGCCGACGTGGTGCACGTGGCGGACCATTCCAACAGCATGTACATCCCGTGGGTGAAGGACAAGCCGAACGTCATCACCTGCCATGACGTGATCGCGGTGCAGGCTGCGCTCGGGATGGTGGAAGGCTGGGATGTCGGCTGGACCGGCCGCCAGTTCCAGCGCCTGATTTCCAAGGGACTCGGAAAAGCCGACGTCGTGGCCTGCGTGTCGGCCATGACCCAGCGCGAACTGCTCGCGCTGGGCCTTGCGGACGAGCGCCATGTCACCGTCGTCCAGAACGGCCTGAACGACAACTTCGCGCCGGTGGCAGCGGACGAGGCGCAGCGTCTGATCGCGCGCTTCGGGCTCTCGGTGCAGGACAAGTACCTGATCCATGTGGGCTGGGACATGGACCGCAAGAACCGCCGCCGCGTCCTCGAAGCCTTCATCGCGCTGCAGGAGCGCGCCGCGGCGGCCGGCAAGCCGCCGATGGCGGAGCGCCTGCTTTTCGTCGGCCCGGAAATGGTGCCCGAAATGGCCGAACTGGCGCAAAAGCACGGCGTGGCCGACCGCGTCAAGGCGGTGCAGAAGGTGTCCCACGAGGAGCTGCGCGCGCTCTATGCGAGCGCGACGGCGCTGCTCTTCCCTTCGCTCCAGGAGGGTTTCGGCTGGCCGATCATCGAGGCCCAGGCCTGCGGCTGCCCGGTCTTCACCTCCGATCTCGCACCGATGAACGAGATCGGCGGCGCGGGCGCGGTGTACGTGGATCCGCGCGATCCCGCCGCCATGGCCGAGGCGCTGGAAGCGGCCGAACCGCGCCTGGCCGAGATGCGCCGCCTCGGCCTGGAGAACGCCACGCACTACAGCGCGGCGCAGATGGCCAGGAACTACAGGGCCGCCTACGAGCGCGCCATCGGCGAGCGCGAGACGCACGCATCATGA
- a CDS encoding IS1634 family transposase, whose product MYIEAVPNRDSPPAILLRESYREDGKVRKRTLANLSSLSAEVIEGLKVLLRGGVAVPDAQEVFSIERSLPHGHVAAVLAAARQCDAPAWFASAPEDLRALLLAMLVARVLTPGSKLATHRMLHDDTATHSLGRVLGVGQCSADDLYRALDWLHGAQPAIERRLARKHLAGSTLVLYDLTSTWLTGRCCELAARGHSRDGKRDDPQIVFGLVCAADGCPIAVEVFAGNTGDPATVAEQVAKLKQRFGIERITWVGDRGMLTSARIEQVLKPQGMDWISSLRAPQIAQLAAELGPFQPSLFDERNLIEVSSEHFPGERLVVCRNPLLAAERSRKRAELLAATEADLGKITAATQRARQPLRGEQAIALRVGRLIDRFNVAKHFELTITETTFAFRRKADSIAAETALDGLYVIRTSLSAKQLDATSAVAAYKSLAQVERAFRSMKTVDLHVRPVFHYNTERVRAHVFLCMLAYYVEWHLRERLKPMLFDDEFLEQAQGQRASPVAKAVRSEHARDKDTSKHASDGLPLHSLRTLLQDLATLAYNITHTSLNPNAKIVITTRPTPLQDKAFKLLAVNPACTQ is encoded by the coding sequence ATGTACATCGAGGCCGTCCCCAACCGCGACTCACCCCCCGCGATCCTGTTGCGCGAGTCCTATCGCGAAGACGGCAAGGTGCGCAAGCGCACGCTGGCCAATCTGTCGAGCCTGAGTGCGGAGGTCATAGAGGGCTTGAAGGTGTTGCTGCGCGGGGGCGTGGCCGTGCCCGACGCGCAGGAGGTCTTCAGCATCGAGCGCAGCCTGCCCCACGGCCATGTGGCCGCCGTGCTGGCGGCCGCGCGCCAATGCGACGCGCCGGCCTGGTTTGCCAGCGCGCCCGAGGACCTGCGCGCACTGTTGCTGGCCATGCTCGTGGCGCGCGTGCTCACGCCCGGCTCCAAGCTCGCGACGCATCGCATGTTGCACGACGACACCGCCACCCACTCGCTGGGCCGCGTGCTGGGCGTGGGCCAGTGCAGCGCCGATGATCTGTACCGTGCGCTGGACTGGCTGCACGGCGCGCAGCCGGCGATCGAGCGACGACTGGCGCGCAAGCATCTGGCCGGCAGCACGTTGGTGCTGTACGACCTCACCTCGACCTGGCTGACGGGGCGTTGCTGCGAGCTGGCCGCGCGCGGCCACTCGCGCGACGGCAAGCGCGACGATCCACAGATCGTGTTCGGGCTGGTCTGCGCCGCCGATGGTTGCCCGATCGCCGTCGAAGTGTTCGCCGGCAACACGGGCGACCCGGCCACGGTGGCCGAGCAGGTGGCCAAGCTCAAGCAGCGCTTTGGCATCGAACGCATCACGTGGGTGGGCGATCGCGGGATGCTGACCTCGGCACGCATCGAGCAGGTGCTCAAGCCGCAGGGCATGGACTGGATCAGCAGTCTGCGCGCGCCGCAAATCGCGCAGCTGGCCGCCGAGCTCGGGCCCTTCCAGCCGTCGCTGTTCGATGAGCGCAATCTCATCGAAGTCAGCAGCGAGCACTTTCCCGGCGAGCGGCTCGTGGTGTGCCGCAACCCGCTTCTGGCGGCCGAGCGCTCACGCAAGCGCGCCGAGTTGCTGGCGGCCACCGAGGCCGATCTGGGCAAGATCACCGCGGCCACGCAGCGTGCGCGCCAGCCGCTGCGCGGCGAGCAGGCCATCGCGTTGCGCGTGGGGCGCCTCATCGACCGCTTCAACGTGGCCAAGCACTTCGAGCTCACGATCACCGAGACGACCTTCGCATTCCGGCGCAAGGCCGACTCGATCGCAGCCGAGACCGCGCTGGACGGGCTGTACGTGATCCGCACCAGCTTGAGCGCCAAGCAGCTTGATGCCACCTCGGCGGTGGCCGCCTACAAGAGCCTGGCCCAGGTGGAGCGCGCGTTCCGCTCGATGAAGACGGTGGACCTGCATGTGCGGCCGGTCTTCCACTACAACACCGAGCGTGTTCGCGCGCATGTCTTCCTGTGCATGCTTGCCTACTACGTCGAATGGCACCTGCGCGAGCGCCTGAAGCCCATGCTGTTCGACGACGAGTTCCTCGAGCAGGCCCAAGGCCAGCGGGCTTCTCCGGTCGCCAAGGCGGTGCGCTCCGAGCACGCCCGCGACAAGGACACATCGAAGCACGCCAGCGACGGATTGCCGCTGCACAGCCTGCGCACGCTGCTGCAGGACCTGGCCACGCTCGCCTACAACATCACCCACACGAGCCTGAATCCGAACGCCAAGATCGTCATCACCACGCGGCCCACGCCGCTGCAGGACAAGGCCTTCAAGCTGCTCGCCGTCAATCCCGCCTGTACCCAGTAA
- a CDS encoding BMP family ABC transporter substrate-binding protein: MYKNLAAALAAACFFLPAISQPAPKADPLKIGFVYVTPVTDAGWTRQHDEGRKAVEAALPGKVKTTYVENVAEGADAERVIRDLAQQGNKLIFTPSFGYMEPTLKVARDFPDVKFESITGYKTAPNVAVANARYYEGRYLAGVAAGRMTKTHVAGYVAGFPIPEVLQGINAFTLGMRSVDPKARVLVVWLDEWFDPPKEREAAMTLFNQDVDVIAFHTGSTAVMAAAQERGKLAIAYHSDMRKVAPDAQLVAVTHQWGDYYTQRAKAVQGGTWKSGSLWGGVKEGMIRVGDFGPKVPRPVQDEVMARQKDIASGKLKPFQAVAADVRDNEGRVVIAKGQSLADEQILDMNWLVEGVQGRVTRKTP; this comes from the coding sequence ATGTACAAAAACCTCGCAGCCGCGCTCGCGGCCGCCTGTTTTTTCCTTCCCGCTATTTCCCAACCCGCACCGAAGGCCGATCCGCTGAAGATCGGCTTCGTCTACGTCACGCCGGTCACCGATGCCGGCTGGACGCGCCAGCATGACGAGGGCCGCAAGGCCGTCGAGGCCGCGCTGCCCGGCAAGGTGAAGACCACCTATGTCGAGAACGTGGCCGAAGGCGCCGATGCCGAGCGCGTGATCCGCGACCTCGCGCAGCAGGGCAACAAGCTCATCTTCACTCCGAGCTTCGGCTACATGGAGCCCACGCTGAAGGTGGCGCGCGACTTCCCCGACGTGAAGTTCGAGTCGATCACCGGCTACAAGACCGCGCCCAATGTCGCTGTCGCGAATGCGCGCTACTACGAGGGCCGCTACCTCGCGGGCGTGGCGGCCGGCCGCATGACCAAGACTCATGTTGCCGGCTACGTCGCGGGCTTCCCGATCCCCGAGGTGCTGCAGGGCATCAACGCCTTCACGCTGGGCATGCGCTCGGTCGATCCGAAGGCGCGAGTCCTGGTGGTGTGGCTCGACGAGTGGTTCGATCCGCCGAAGGAGCGTGAGGCAGCGATGACGCTGTTCAACCAGGATGTGGACGTCATTGCCTTCCACACCGGCTCCACCGCGGTGATGGCCGCGGCGCAGGAACGCGGCAAGCTCGCGATCGCCTACCACTCCGACATGCGCAAGGTCGCGCCCGATGCGCAGCTCGTCGCGGTCACGCACCAGTGGGGCGACTACTACACCCAGCGCGCGAAGGCCGTGCAGGGCGGCACCTGGAAGAGCGGCAGCCTCTGGGGCGGCGTCAAGGAGGGGATGATCCGCGTCGGCGACTTCGGTCCGAAGGTGCCCAGGCCGGTGCAGGACGAAGTGATGGCGCGCCAGAAGGACATCGCGAGCGGCAAGCTCAAGCCCTTCCAGGCGGTGGCGGCCGACGTGCGCGACAACGAGGGTCGCGTCGTCATCGCCAAGGGCCAGTCGCTCGCGGACGAGCAGATCCTCGACATGAACTGGCTGGTCGAGGGCGTGCAGGGCCGGGTGACACGCAAGACGCCGTGA
- a CDS encoding acyltransferase: MRRLLALGVVVLPWKIKRWLLRRFWGYQIADGARIGLAYVFPGELVMHEGAHIDHFTVAIHLDRMECGAHSYIGRSNWITGHPRRGEHFRHRASRDPTLFLGAHSSITKQHIIDCTDRIEIGAFTTVAGYRSQLITHGIDTHQNRQDCKPIRIGSYCLLGTRVTVLGGAVLPDRTVLGAGSLLNKAHTEEYVVYAGQPAKKVKNLDPEGAYFHRESGFVH, translated from the coding sequence ATGAGGCGGCTGCTGGCCCTCGGCGTCGTCGTGCTGCCCTGGAAGATCAAGCGCTGGCTGCTGCGGCGCTTCTGGGGCTACCAGATCGCGGACGGCGCACGCATCGGGCTGGCCTACGTCTTTCCGGGCGAACTGGTGATGCACGAAGGCGCGCACATCGACCACTTCACCGTTGCCATCCACCTCGATCGGATGGAGTGCGGCGCGCACTCGTACATCGGGCGATCGAACTGGATCACCGGCCATCCGCGGCGCGGCGAGCACTTCAGGCATCGCGCGAGTCGCGATCCCACGCTCTTCCTGGGTGCGCATTCTTCCATCACGAAGCAGCACATCATCGACTGCACCGACCGGATCGAGATCGGTGCCTTCACCACCGTGGCGGGCTACCGCTCGCAGCTCATCACGCACGGCATCGACACTCACCAGAACCGGCAGGACTGCAAGCCGATCCGCATCGGCTCGTACTGCCTGCTCGGCACCCGCGTGACGGTGCTCGGCGGTGCAGTGCTGCCCGACCGCACCGTGCTCGGCGCCGGATCGCTGCTCAACAAGGCGCACACCGAGGAATACGTGGTGTACGCCGGCCAGCCCGCGAAGAAGGTCAAGAACCTGGATCCGGAGGGGGCCTACTTCCACCGCGAGAGCGGCTTCGTGCACTGA